Proteins encoded within one genomic window of Macaca thibetana thibetana isolate TM-01 chromosome 3, ASM2454274v1, whole genome shotgun sequence:
- the LRRN3 gene encoding leucine-rich repeat neuronal protein 3, whose translation MKDMPLRIHVLLGLAITTLVQAVDKKVDCPQLCTCEIRPWFTPRSIYMEASTVDCNDLGLLTFPARLPANTQILLLQTNNIAKIEYSTDFPVNLTGLDLSQNNLSSVTNINVKKTPQLLSVYLEENKLTELPEKCLSELSNLQELYINHNLLSAISPGAFIGLHNLLRLHLNSNRLQMINSKWFDALPNLEILMIGENPIIRIKDMNFKPLINLRSLVIAGINLTEIPDNALVGLENLESISFYDNRLIKVPHVALQKVVNLKFLDLNKNPINRIRRGDFSNMLHLKELGINNMPELISIDSLAVDNLPDLRKIEATNNPRLSYIHPNAFFRLPKLESLMLNSNALSALYHGTIESLPNLKEISIHSNPIRCDCVIRWINMNKTNIRFMEPDSLFCVDPPEFQGQNVRQVHFRDMMEICLPLIAPESFPSNLNVEAGSYVSLHCRATAEPQPEIYWITPSGQKLLPNTLTENLYVHSEGTLEINGITPKEGGLYTCIATNLVGADLKSVMIKVDGSFPQDNNGSLNIKIRDIQANSVLVSWKASSKILKSSVKWTAFVNTENSHAAQSARIPSDVKVYNLTHLNPSTEYKICIDIPTIYQKNRKKCVNVTTKGLDPDQKQYEKSNSTTLMACLGGLLGIIGVICLISCLSQEMNCDGGHSYVRNYLQKPTFALGELYPPLINLWEARKEKSTSLKVKATVIGLPTNVVKTTN comes from the coding sequence ATGAAGGACATGCCACTCCGAATTCATGTGCTACTCGGCCTAGCTATCACTACACTAGTACAAGCTGTAGATAAAAAAGTGGATTGTCCACAGTTATGTACGTGTGAAATCAGGCCTTGGTTTACACCCAGATCCATTTATATGGAAGCATCTACAGTGGACTGTAATGATTTAGGTCTTTTAACTTTCCCAGCCAGATTGCCTGCTAACACACAGATTCTGCTCCTGCAGACTAACAATATTGCAAAAATTGAATACTCCACAGACTTTCCAGTAAACCTTACTGGCCTGGATTTATCTCAAAACAATTTATCTTCGGTCACCAATATTAATGTAAAAAAGACGCCTCAGCTCCTTTCTGTGTACCTAGAGGAAAACAAACTTACTGAACTGCCTGAAAAATGTCTGTCAGAACTGAGCAACTTACAAGAACTCTATATTAATCACAACTTGCTTTCTGCAATTTCACCTGGAGCCTTTATTGGCCTACATAATCTTCTTCGACTTCATCTCAATTCAAATAGATTGCAGATGATCAACAGTAAGTGGTTTGATGCTCTTCCAAATCTAGAGATTCTGATGATTGGGGAAAATCCAATTATCAGAATCAAAGACATGAACTTTAAGCCTCTTATCAATCTTCGCAGCCTGGTCATAGCTGGTATAAACCTTACAGAAATACCAGATAATGCCTTGGTTGGACTTGAAAACTTAGAAAGCATCTCCTTTTATGACAACAGGCTTATTAAAGTACCCCATGTTGCTCTTCAAAAAGTTGTAAATCTCAAATTTTTGGATCTAAATAAAAATCCTATTAATAGAATACGAAGGGGTGATTTTAGCAATATGCTACACTTAAAAGAGTTGGGGATAAACAATATGCCTGAGCTGATTTCCATCGATAGTCTTGCTGTGGATAACCTGccagatttaagaaaaatagaagctACTAACAACCCCAGATTGTCTTACATTCACCCCAATGCATTTTTCAGACTCCCCAAGCTGGAATCACTCATGCTGAACAGCAACGCCCTCAGTGCCCTGTACCATGGTACCATTGAGTCTCTGCCAAACCTCAAGGAAATCAGCATACACAGTAACCCCATCAGATGTGACTGTGTCATCCGTTGGATTAATATGAACAAAACCAACATTCGATTTATGGAGCCAGATTCACTGTTTTGTGTGGACCCACCTGAATTCCAAGGTCAGAATGTTCGGCAAGTTCATTTCAGGGACATGATGGAAATTTGTCTCCCTCTTATAGCTCCTGAGAGCTTTCCTTCTAATCTAAATGTAGAAGCTGGGAGTTATGTTTCCTTACACTGTAGAGCTACTGCAGAACCACAGCCTGAAATCTACTGGATAACACCTTCTGGTCAAAAACTCTTGCCTAATACCCTGACAGAAAATCTCTATGTCCATTCTGAAGGAACACTAGAAATAAATGGCATAACTCCCAAAGAAGGGGGTTTATATACTTGTATAGCAACTAACCTAGTTGGCGCTGACTTGAAGTCTGTCATGATCAAAGTGGATGGATCTTTTCCACAGGATAACAATGGCtctttgaatattaaaataagagaTATTCAGGCCAATTCAGTTTTGGTATCCTGGAAAGCAAGTTCTAAAATTCTCAAATCTAGTGTTAAATGGACAGCCTTTGTCAACACTGAAAATTCTCATGCTGCGCAAAGTGCTCGAATACCATCTGATGTCAAGGTATATAATCTTACTCATCTGAACCCATCAACTGAGTATAAAATTTGTATTGATATTCCCACCATctatcagaaaaacagaaaaaaatgtgtaaatgtcACCACCAAAGGTTTGGACCCTGATCAAAAACAGTATGAAAAGAGTAATAGTACAACACTTATGGCCTGTCTTGGAGGCCTTCTGGGGATTATTGGTGTGATATGTCTTATCAGCTGCCTCTCTCAAGAAATGAACTGTGATGGTGGACATAGCTATGTGAGGAATTACTTACAGAAACCAACTTTTGCATTAGGTGAGCTTTATCCTCCTCTGATAAATCTCTGGGAAGCacgaaaagaaaaaagtacatcaTTGAAAGTAAAAGCAACTGTTATAGGTTTACCAACAAATGTCGTAAAAACCACCAACTAA